In a genomic window of Zingiber officinale cultivar Zhangliang chromosome 9B, Zo_v1.1, whole genome shotgun sequence:
- the LOC122025341 gene encoding type IV inositol polyphosphate 5-phosphatase 9-like — translation MPEKENQGEIMWPRLVANKLLRRPVGGNSFVTDIPCSQTPFEFIDFDQLVIPKQLYGAQKDTRRYKLFVSTWNVGGILPTEDVNLEDWLDINNYYDIYVLGFQEVVPLSAKNVLGKEKRRILVQWNSLIRRTLNRSSCGLEGGREGKAGERQKVHPVKEGSSKCGFVRDFRCIISKQMVGVLVSVWVRRELQCYLRHPGVSCIGCGILGCLGNKGAISVRFFLHETSFCFVCCHLASGGKEGDKMNRNSDAVQILSRTSFPRGPSLDLPQKILDHERVVLFGDLNYRISLPEATTRSLVEDEQWNTLLQKDELRAEVSKGRAFEDWQEGGIAFFPTYKYYPNSDNYHGFIQGQKGEKRRAPAWCDRILWHGEGIKQERYDRCESKLSDHRPVRGTFTVNVEVLRSFNSLRSFFSERFHSERSHLFEKDGYSSAERTSLHVHNTL, via the exons ATGCCAGAGAAAGAAAACCAAGGAGAG ATTATGTGGCCTAGATTGGTGGCAAACAAGCTGCTGAGGCGGCCTGTCGGTGGTAACTCATTTGTTACAGACATCCCATGCTCCCAGACACCGTTCGAGTTCATCGATTTCGACCAACTGGTGATCCCAAAGCAGCTATATGGTGCTCAAAAAGACACCAGGAGATACAA ACTATTTGTTAGCACTTGGAATGTTGGCGGAATTCTGCCTACAGAGGATGTGAACTTGGAGGATTGGCTGGACATAAACAACTACTATGATATCTACGTGTTGGG ATTTCAAGAAGTCGTGCCACTCAGCGCGAAGAATGTGCTGggcaaggagaagaggaggatcCTTGTACAGTGGAACTCGCTGATAAGGAGGACGTTGAACAGGTCTTCATGTGGCCttgaaggaggaagagaagggaaagCAGGGGAGAGGCAAAAGGTGCACCCGGTCAAGGAAGGCAGCTCCAAGTGCGGATTTGTCAGGGATTTTCGCTGCATTATAAGTAAGCAGATGGTGGGCGTTCTGGTGTCAGTGTGGGTGCGCCGTGAGCTGCAGTGCTACCTTCGCCACCCAGGGGTCTCTTGCATTGGCTGTGGCATCTTGGGATGCCTTGGAAACAAG GGCGCTATCTCAGTGAGGTTTTTCTTGCATGAGACGAGCTTCTGCTTCGTGTGTTGTCATCTGGCTTCAGGGGGAAAGGAAGGAGACAAGATGAACAGGAACTCAGACGCCGTGCAGATTCTCTCAAGGACCAGCTTCCCTCGAGGTCCCTCCCTTGATTTGCCACAAAAGATATTAGATCATGA ACGAGTGGTCTTGTTTGGTgatttgaattatagaatttctTTGCCTGAGGCCACGACGAGATCCTTGGTAGAGGATGAACAGTGGAACACGTTGCTCCAGAAAGATGAG CTCAGAGCAGAGGTCTCCAAAGGAAGGGCGTTTGAAGATTGGCAAGAAGGTGGCATAGCATTTTTCCCTACGTATAAATACTACCCAAACTCCGATAACTACCACGGATTCATTCAAGGCCAAAAAGGCGAGAAAAGACGAGCTCCGGCATG GTGTGATAGAATTCTCTGGCATGGTGAAGGAATAAAGCAAGAACGATATGATCGGTGCGAGTCCAAACTCTCCGACCATCGGCCAGTGCGAGGAACCTTCACTGTCAATGTTGAGGTCCTCAGGAGTTTTAACTCGCTGAGAAGCTTCTTCTCGGAAAGGTTTCACTCGGAAAGAAGTCATTTATTTGAGAAAGATGGTTACAGTAGTGCTGAAAGAACAAGCCTTCATGTACATAATACTCTATAG